The Dehalogenimonas lykanthroporepellens BL-DC-9 genome includes a window with the following:
- a CDS encoding transcriptional regulator, AbrB family (KEGG: sfu:Sfum_0267 AbrB family transcriptional regulator~TIGRFAM: transcriptional regulator, AbrB family~PFAM: SpoVT/AbrB domain protein), giving the protein MTREKKVADSCCRTGEGCRVESIVSVDNRGQVVLPKEVRDSMGISAGEKLALVTLNRDGEPCCLVMMKAEKLAKGAGEFLSPILNEI; this is encoded by the coding sequence ATGACCAGAGAAAAGAAAGTCGCCGATTCCTGTTGCCGGACGGGTGAGGGCTGTCGGGTCGAATCCATAGTCAGCGTGGACAACCGGGGGCAGGTAGTCCTGCCCAAGGAAGTGCGTGACAGCATGGGCATATCTGCCGGGGAAAAACTGGCGCTGGTGACCCTCAACCGGGACGGCGAACCGTGCTGTCTGGTGATGATGAAAGCCGAAAAGCTGGCTAAGGGCGCCGGTGAGTTCCTCAGTCCGATACTGAACGAAATCTAA
- a CDS encoding chaperone DnaJ domain protein (KEGG: det:DET1411 DnaJ family protein~PFAM: chaperone DnaJ domain protein; heat shock protein DnaJ domain protein~SMART: heat shock protein DnaJ domain protein): protein MAAKKDYYAILGIGKSATQDEVKKAFRKLARKYHPDVNPGDKTAEARFKEINEANEVLGDKDKRAKYDKYGENWQHADAFEKAGGAQYQQQYGGANPFGGGADPFGGFEFRQSGAGFAGEDIGGIFDQILRGRGGKRRPGRGQDLEYQVEVTLEEAYHGATRQMAMQGADKTEKLEVKIPAGVTNGSRVRLAGKGGEGTGGGPRGDLFLVVRVAPHPRFERKGDDLYAPIEVPLHVAALGGEVPVPTIKGTRLALKIPPETQNGRTFKLTGQGMPRLGKAGHGDLIVKVNVRLPTNLTEREKELFAELARLRSEG, encoded by the coding sequence ATGGCCGCGAAGAAAGATTACTACGCCATTCTGGGCATCGGTAAAAGCGCCACGCAGGATGAGGTCAAGAAGGCCTTCCGTAAGCTGGCGCGCAAGTATCACCCTGACGTCAATCCGGGTGACAAGACGGCTGAGGCCCGTTTCAAGGAAATCAACGAAGCCAACGAAGTGCTGGGCGACAAGGACAAGCGCGCCAAGTACGACAAGTACGGCGAGAACTGGCAACACGCCGACGCCTTCGAAAAAGCCGGCGGCGCCCAGTATCAACAGCAGTACGGCGGGGCCAATCCCTTCGGCGGCGGCGCCGACCCCTTCGGCGGTTTCGAATTCCGCCAGTCGGGGGCCGGTTTCGCCGGCGAGGACATCGGCGGTATCTTCGACCAGATTCTGCGCGGCCGCGGTGGCAAACGCCGTCCCGGCAGGGGGCAGGACCTGGAATACCAGGTGGAAGTGACGCTGGAAGAGGCTTACCACGGCGCCACCCGCCAGATGGCGATGCAGGGCGCCGACAAGACCGAAAAACTGGAAGTCAAGATTCCCGCCGGGGTGACCAATGGCTCCCGGGTGCGGCTGGCCGGCAAGGGCGGCGAAGGCACCGGCGGCGGGCCTCGGGGTGACCTGTTCCTGGTGGTGCGGGTGGCGCCGCATCCCCGCTTCGAACGCAAGGGCGACGACCTGTACGCGCCCATCGAGGTGCCCCTCCATGTCGCCGCGCTGGGCGGCGAGGTTCCTGTGCCCACAATCAAGGGCACCCGGCTGGCGCTCAAGATTCCCCCGGAAACCCAGAACGGCAGAACCTTCAAGCTCACCGGTCAGGGTATGCCACGTCTGGGCAAGGCCGGCCACGGCGACCTCATCGTCAAGGTCAACGTCCGCCTGCCGACCAATCTGACCGAGCGCGAAAAGGAACTTTTTGCCGAGCTGGCCCGGCTGAGAAGCGAAGGCTGA
- a CDS encoding Phosphoglycerate mutase (PFAM: Phosphoglycerate mutase~KEGG: deg:DehalGT_1140 phosphoglycerate mutase): MTRIFIARHAETDWNRHKRVQGGGSDTPLNATGLRQVKCLAGRLAGEKLEAIVSSPLGRARATAEAIAAEHGQLTIEFDRDLREIDAGDLEGVSASEFGGSLAQLLTADGGLPRLPGGESLTDVRERVWGVVSRLAARYPEGEVLIVGHYFTILTLICRVLDLPPEAIRKFRMNTGSLTIIEINGETARLVAFNEACFQVDSLPW; this comes from the coding sequence ATGACCAGAATATTCATCGCCCGCCACGCTGAAACCGACTGGAACCGCCACAAGCGCGTCCAGGGCGGCGGTTCCGACACGCCGCTGAACGCCACCGGTTTGCGCCAGGTTAAATGCCTGGCCGGGCGGCTGGCCGGTGAAAAACTGGAAGCTATCGTCTCCAGCCCGCTGGGCCGGGCCCGGGCTACCGCCGAGGCCATCGCCGCCGAACACGGCCAGTTGACCATCGAGTTCGACCGCGACCTGCGGGAGATCGACGCCGGCGACCTGGAAGGCGTGTCGGCCAGCGAGTTCGGGGGCAGTCTGGCGCAACTGCTGACTGCCGACGGCGGCCTGCCGCGACTGCCGGGCGGTGAATCCCTGACCGATGTGCGGGAGCGGGTCTGGGGCGTGGTGTCCCGGCTGGCGGCGCGTTACCCTGAGGGCGAAGTGCTCATCGTCGGTCACTATTTCACCATCCTCACCCTGATTTGCCGGGTTTTGGATTTACCACCTGAAGCTATCCGCAAATTCCGCATGAATACCGGCAGTCTGACCATTATCGAAATAAACGGCGAGACCGCCAGGCTGGTGGCCTTCAACGAAGCCTGTTTCCAGGTGGACAGCCTGCCCTGGTGA
- a CDS encoding Methyltransferase type 11 (PFAM: Methyltransferase type 11~KEGG: sfu:Sfum_0266 methyltransferase type 11), with protein sequence MKDTEIKSYVKERYGAVARGSECGCGSGCCGAASPDRVASVIGYSDEELAGVPDGANLGLGCGNPTAIAELVPGETVLDLGSGAGFDAFLAARQVGPAGKVIGVDMTPDMLSRARDNAARSGFTNVEFRQGEIEDLPVASGTIDTVISNCVINLSPDKPAVFAEAFRVLKPGGRLAVSDIVLTEPLPDYVRDSMAAYTACVAGAVLKEEYLGAMKDAGFEKIEVRGESVFDLDFIDMAPELMKSAASPGLTEEKIQDISETIVSVKVTAVKPIK encoded by the coding sequence ATGAAAGACACCGAGATTAAGAGTTATGTCAAGGAACGTTACGGCGCCGTCGCCCGGGGCAGTGAGTGCGGGTGCGGCTCCGGCTGTTGCGGCGCGGCCTCCCCGGACCGGGTAGCCAGTGTCATCGGCTATTCCGACGAAGAACTGGCCGGCGTCCCCGACGGCGCCAACCTGGGACTGGGTTGCGGCAATCCCACCGCCATTGCGGAGCTGGTACCGGGCGAGACGGTTCTCGACCTGGGTTCCGGCGCCGGTTTCGACGCTTTTCTGGCGGCGCGCCAGGTCGGCCCGGCCGGTAAAGTCATCGGGGTGGACATGACTCCGGACATGCTGTCCAGGGCTCGTGATAACGCCGCCAGGAGCGGTTTTACCAATGTCGAATTCCGCCAGGGTGAGATAGAAGACCTGCCGGTGGCATCAGGCACCATCGACACCGTCATCTCCAACTGCGTCATCAACCTGTCGCCGGACAAGCCGGCGGTCTTTGCCGAGGCTTTCCGGGTGCTCAAACCCGGCGGCCGTCTGGCCGTATCGGACATCGTGCTGACCGAGCCCCTGCCCGACTATGTCCGTGATTCCATGGCCGCCTATACCGCCTGTGTCGCCGGGGCTGTCCTGAAGGAAGAATATCTCGGCGCCATGAAAGACGCGGGGTTCGAGAAGATAGAGGTACGGGGCGAAAGCGTCTTCGACCTGGACTTCATCGACATGGCGCCGGAACTGATGAAGAGCGCCGCGTCGCCGGGACTGACGGAAGAAAAAATACAGGACATTTCCGAAACCATCGTCAGCGTCAAGGTCACGGCGGTCAAGCCGATAAAATGA
- a CDS encoding phosphoribosylaminoimidazolecarboxamide formyltransferase/IMP cyclohydrolase (SMART: AICARFT/IMPCHase bienzyme formylation region~TIGRFAM: phosphoribosylaminoimidazolecarboxamide formyltransferase/IMP cyclohydrolase~KEGG: dev:DhcVS_1199 phosphoribosylaminoimidazolecarboxamide formyltransferase/IMP cyclohydrolase~PFAM: AICARFT/IMPCHase bienzyme formylation region; MGS domain protein), which produces MRAILSVSDKTGLTDFAAALAEMGWEIVSTGGTRKALATAGVPVRGISDITGFPEILDGRVKTLHPMVHGGLLARRDKPEHLAELEKNSITPIDMVVVNLYPFVQTVSRPDVTLEDALENIDIGGPTMIRASAKNFPGVIIVTDPDDYAMVIGKLKSGGLSADDRRTLAQKAFQHTAMYDTAIAQYLWQGNDGFPDNMTIALSKKQELRYGENPHQSAAFYAEKRVGVGSDTGITEAEQLWGKALSYNNILDADAAWNSATDYSAPTVSIIKHTNPCGLASHEDVAEAYRRAFAGDPVSAYGGIVAVNRTLTAEMAEAMRGTFYEISIAPDYEEAALEILKKRKDLRILKADLPTPGVKPGPVYRRVKGGVLVQEADALPEDSVKLTTVTKRAPTDEETADLLFAWRAVKHIKSNAIVLVKDRKILGMGAGQPNRVTSVDIAVKRAGDQSRGSVMASDAMFPFNDSVLQAAAAGVNAIIQPGGSIRDEESIRAADENGIAMVFTGTRHFLH; this is translated from the coding sequence ATGAGAGCCATACTGAGCGTTTCCGACAAGACCGGGCTGACCGATTTCGCCGCCGCCCTGGCCGAAATGGGCTGGGAGATAGTTTCCACCGGCGGCACCAGGAAAGCCCTGGCCACCGCCGGTGTGCCGGTGCGCGGCATTTCCGACATCACCGGCTTCCCCGAGATACTGGACGGGAGAGTCAAGACCCTCCACCCCATGGTTCACGGCGGCCTGCTGGCCCGCCGCGACAAGCCGGAGCACCTGGCCGAGCTGGAAAAGAACAGCATAACCCCCATCGACATGGTGGTGGTCAACCTCTACCCCTTTGTCCAGACCGTGTCCAGGCCCGACGTCACCCTGGAAGACGCGCTGGAAAACATCGACATCGGCGGGCCGACCATGATCCGCGCCTCGGCCAAGAACTTCCCCGGGGTCATCATCGTCACCGACCCTGACGACTACGCCATGGTCATCGGCAAGCTCAAAAGCGGCGGACTGTCGGCCGACGACCGCCGGACGCTGGCGCAGAAGGCCTTCCAGCATACCGCCATGTACGATACCGCCATCGCCCAGTACCTGTGGCAGGGCAACGACGGCTTCCCGGACAACATGACAATAGCCCTGTCCAAGAAACAGGAACTGCGTTACGGGGAGAACCCCCACCAGTCAGCCGCCTTCTATGCCGAAAAGCGGGTCGGCGTCGGTAGCGACACCGGCATTACCGAAGCCGAACAGCTCTGGGGCAAGGCACTGTCCTATAACAACATCCTGGACGCCGACGCCGCCTGGAACTCAGCCACCGACTATTCAGCGCCGACGGTATCCATCATCAAGCACACCAACCCCTGCGGCCTGGCCTCCCACGAGGATGTGGCCGAAGCCTACCGCCGCGCCTTTGCCGGCGACCCGGTATCCGCCTACGGCGGCATCGTGGCCGTCAACCGGACGCTGACCGCCGAGATGGCCGAGGCCATGCGTGGCACCTTCTACGAAATCTCCATCGCCCCGGATTACGAAGAAGCGGCGCTGGAAATCCTCAAGAAGCGCAAGGACCTGCGCATCCTGAAGGCTGACCTGCCGACGCCCGGCGTCAAGCCGGGGCCGGTCTATCGCCGGGTGAAGGGCGGCGTGCTCGTCCAGGAAGCCGACGCCCTGCCGGAAGACAGCGTCAAGCTGACCACCGTGACCAAACGCGCCCCCACCGACGAAGAAACAGCCGACCTGCTGTTTGCCTGGCGGGCGGTGAAGCATATCAAATCCAACGCCATCGTTCTGGTCAAGGACAGGAAGATACTGGGCATGGGTGCCGGTCAGCCCAACCGGGTGACCAGTGTGGACATCGCCGTCAAGCGCGCCGGCGACCAGTCCCGGGGTTCGGTCATGGCTTCTGACGCCATGTTCCCCTTCAACGACTCGGTGCTTCAGGCCGCCGCCGCCGGGGTGAACGCCATCATCCAGCCGGGCGGCTCCATCCGCGACGAGGAATCCATCCGTGCCGCCGACGAGAACGGCATTGCCATGGTCTTCACCGGCACGCGGCATTTCCTGCACTAG
- a CDS encoding transcriptional regulator, MerR family (KEGG: deg:DehalGT_1129 transcriptional regulator, MerR family~PFAM: regulatory protein MerR~SMART: regulatory protein MerR), with the protein MTEERHRPRYVIHVAAELIGVKTHTLRYYERSGLVKPQRSQGNIRLYSEYDIEILRRVRNLMDDLGVNLAGVEVINNMLEKMNQLMRENEQLKTELQRLYRKMEEE; encoded by the coding sequence ATGACAGAGGAAAGACATCGTCCGCGATATGTGATTCACGTCGCCGCCGAGCTTATCGGCGTCAAGACCCACACCCTGCGCTATTACGAGCGCTCCGGGCTGGTCAAACCCCAGCGGTCGCAGGGCAACATCCGGCTTTATTCCGAATATGACATCGAGATACTGCGCCGGGTACGCAACCTGATGGACGACCTGGGGGTCAATCTGGCCGGGGTAGAGGTCATCAATAACATGCTGGAGAAGATGAACCAGCTCATGCGGGAGAACGAACAGCTCAAGACCGAACTGCAACGGCTCTACCGCAAGATGGAAGAAGAATAA
- a CDS encoding tRNA(Ile)-lysidine synthetase (KEGG: deg:DehalGT_1139 tRNA(Ile)-lysidine synthetase~TIGRFAM: tRNA(Ile)-lysidine synthetase~PFAM: PP-loop domain protein; Protein of unkown function DUF1946 PP-loop ATpase) gives MDTACHTTEKKVLELVRCQGLVSGVSRVVVGVSGGADSVCLLHILHKYQSALGIEFHVAHLNHGLRGGDADADAEFVRALAERLGLEATIEKRDVAGYRARHGLTLEEAAREVRYRFLAETAGGDTVAVAHTRNDHVETVMLHLLRGTGLSGLVGLKEASTLSHKRITSLKIIRPLICLTRAEVEAYCRASGLEYRDDATNESLTPTRNRIRLQLLPEIRREYNPRVDEALERLSRLAGDDADFIEIRAAEAADLVVRTEGELTVIDRAGLAGLHPALRRAVLRAALAGALGSAKDIEAGHVEDMLDIATGGAGRMIDLPQGLVFRAGYGQAYLGKVSASLPGTSPVIEGRYRLTVPGETLLPGWRVIAELLPRSAVGEFPSTDDGLTAVMDAECAGRELTVRGRQDGDRFHPLGLGAEKKLKDFFIDARVPRDFRPGIPVVEGRGHIVWVAGYRLDERVRVTERTSEVLRLVFQPDSG, from the coding sequence ATGGATACAGCCTGCCATACCACCGAAAAGAAAGTGCTGGAGCTTGTCCGCTGTCAAGGCCTGGTGTCCGGGGTCAGCCGGGTGGTTGTCGGCGTGTCCGGCGGGGCCGACTCGGTCTGCCTGTTACACATTTTACATAAATATCAGTCAGCGCTGGGTATCGAATTTCACGTCGCCCACCTGAATCACGGCCTGCGGGGCGGCGACGCCGACGCTGACGCTGAATTCGTCCGGGCGCTGGCTGAACGGCTGGGACTGGAAGCCACCATCGAAAAACGCGATGTGGCCGGCTACCGCGCCCGCCACGGACTGACCCTGGAGGAAGCCGCCCGCGAGGTTCGCTACCGATTCCTGGCGGAAACAGCGGGCGGTGATACCGTTGCTGTGGCTCATACCCGGAACGACCATGTAGAAACCGTCATGCTCCACCTGCTCCGCGGCACCGGCCTCTCCGGCCTTGTGGGACTTAAAGAGGCTTCCACACTCAGCCACAAGAGAATTACGTCATTGAAAATCATCCGCCCCCTGATTTGCCTCACACGCGCTGAGGTTGAGGCTTACTGCCGGGCGTCCGGCCTGGAATATCGCGACGACGCTACTAATGAATCACTGACGCCCACCCGCAACCGTATCCGGTTACAGCTTCTGCCGGAAATCCGCCGGGAATACAATCCCCGCGTCGACGAAGCTCTGGAGAGATTGTCGCGACTGGCGGGCGATGACGCCGATTTCATCGAAATCCGGGCCGCCGAAGCCGCTGATCTTGTCGTCCGCACCGAAGGTGAGCTGACCGTCATCGACCGCGCCGGACTGGCCGGCCTGCACCCGGCTCTGCGCCGCGCCGTTCTCCGGGCGGCCCTGGCCGGGGCGCTGGGCAGTGCCAAAGACATCGAAGCCGGGCATGTGGAAGATATGCTGGACATCGCTACCGGCGGCGCCGGGCGGATGATAGATCTGCCGCAGGGCCTGGTGTTCCGGGCGGGTTACGGCCAGGCGTATCTGGGGAAGGTTTCCGCGTCGTTACCCGGCACGTCGCCGGTCATCGAAGGCCGTTATCGGCTGACGGTGCCGGGAGAAACGCTGTTGCCTGGCTGGCGGGTAATCGCCGAGCTTCTGCCCCGGTCTGCCGTCGGGGAGTTTCCGTCGACAGATGACGGCCTGACGGCGGTCATGGACGCGGAATGCGCCGGCCGGGAGCTGACGGTCCGGGGGCGGCAGGACGGCGACCGTTTTCACCCGCTGGGGCTGGGCGCTGAAAAGAAGCTGAAGGACTTTTTCATCGATGCCCGGGTGCCGCGCGACTTTCGGCCGGGCATTCCGGTCGTCGAAGGCCGGGGGCATATCGTCTGGGTGGCCGGCTACCGGCTGGATGAAAGGGTCAGGGTGACGGAGCGAACCAGCGAAGTGCTGAGGCTGGTTTTTCAGCCGGACAGCGGTTAG
- a CDS encoding hypothetical protein (KEGG: rci:RCIX1400 hypothetical protein) has product MRKLHRAWLTAALAGLVLLAGCGTLDMQLQTDVKASGDYTQSVVITATGAFAEKFDSIENITDMTDEGWEVSTTRSGDAVTLSAVKDFTPEDAFFLPDSTGTESPVLDIERQNYFVFSDYVFTVNIPADPEAMGLEDMGDLGDLDGLGELDDLGQYDQLMLNLMKDMFTMSWTVNMPGEIKTANADAVAGSSATWNFDITTLSQGGVMTAEVRVINWAFIGGLAAFIVILAALGFIFSRRHGQ; this is encoded by the coding sequence ATGAGAAAACTACACCGAGCGTGGTTGACCGCCGCCCTGGCCGGACTGGTCCTGCTGGCGGGTTGCGGCACCCTGGACATGCAGTTGCAGACCGATGTCAAGGCATCGGGCGACTACACCCAGTCGGTGGTCATCACCGCCACCGGCGCCTTCGCCGAAAAATTCGACAGCATCGAGAACATCACCGACATGACCGACGAGGGCTGGGAGGTATCGACCACCCGTTCCGGCGACGCCGTCACCCTCAGCGCCGTCAAGGATTTTACCCCCGAGGACGCTTTCTTCCTGCCCGATTCCACCGGCACCGAATCACCGGTGCTGGACATTGAGCGGCAGAACTACTTCGTTTTCAGCGACTATGTCTTCACCGTCAACATTCCCGCCGACCCGGAAGCCATGGGGCTGGAGGACATGGGAGACCTGGGGGACCTTGACGGCCTGGGTGAACTGGACGACCTGGGTCAGTACGACCAGCTCATGCTTAACCTGATGAAGGATATGTTCACCATGTCCTGGACGGTCAACATGCCCGGCGAAATCAAAACCGCCAACGCCGATGCCGTCGCCGGCTCTTCGGCCACCTGGAACTTCGACATCACTACCCTGTCCCAGGGCGGCGTCATGACCGCCGAGGTGCGGGTCATCAACTGGGCATTCATCGGCGGCTTAGCCGCCTTCATCGTCATTCTGGCGGCGCTGGGCTTCATCTTCAGCCGCCGCCACGGACAATAA
- a CDS encoding Quinolinate phosphoribosyl transferase (PFAM: Quinolinate phosphoribosyl transferase~KEGG: dev:DhcVS_1200 nicotinate phosphoribosyltransferase), whose product MKNKPERFVPAESVLRGDTADVYFRRAVDILSAEGRDAVVTMEFFPNGDGVLCGLEEALTLLERALPPDNREVWALTDGDRVASKEVALRVRAPYLSFGLYETALCGILATGTGWATAARQCAEAAGDIPCISFGARHVHPLVAGRMDYAAVTGGCRGCSSIEGARLAGIEPSGTMPHALIIVIGDTVEATLAFDRHIDPAVSRVALVDTFKDEAEESLRVATALGEKLKAVRLDTPVERGRVTAELVTEVRARLDQAGHGHVGVFVSGGITPERIRYFLDHGAAVTGFGIGSHISGARPIDFTADIHEVDGAAVAKRGRIPGITENPRLRRVL is encoded by the coding sequence ATGAAAAACAAACCTGAACGCTTCGTGCCGGCCGAGTCGGTTCTGCGCGGCGATACCGCCGACGTCTATTTCCGGCGCGCCGTGGACATCCTGTCGGCCGAAGGCCGGGACGCCGTGGTCACCATGGAGTTCTTCCCCAACGGCGACGGCGTACTGTGCGGCCTGGAAGAAGCGCTGACCCTGCTGGAACGCGCCCTGCCCCCGGACAACCGCGAGGTGTGGGCGCTGACCGACGGCGACCGGGTGGCGTCGAAAGAAGTAGCCCTCCGAGTGCGGGCGCCTTACCTGAGTTTCGGACTTTACGAAACCGCCCTGTGCGGCATCCTCGCCACCGGCACCGGCTGGGCCACCGCCGCCCGGCAGTGCGCCGAAGCCGCCGGCGATATCCCCTGCATCAGTTTCGGGGCGCGTCATGTCCACCCCCTGGTGGCCGGGCGCATGGATTACGCCGCCGTTACCGGCGGTTGCCGGGGCTGTTCGTCCATCGAAGGCGCCCGGCTGGCCGGCATCGAGCCGTCCGGCACCATGCCCCACGCCTTGATTATCGTCATCGGCGACACCGTCGAGGCCACGCTGGCCTTCGACCGACATATCGACCCGGCTGTGTCCAGGGTGGCCCTGGTGGACACCTTCAAGGACGAAGCCGAGGAAAGTCTGCGGGTGGCCACAGCGCTGGGCGAAAAGCTCAAGGCGGTGCGGCTGGATACGCCCGTCGAACGCGGCCGCGTCACCGCCGAACTGGTGACGGAAGTCCGCGCCCGGCTTGACCAGGCTGGACATGGCCACGTGGGCGTCTTTGTGAGCGGCGGCATCACCCCGGAACGCATCAGGTATTTCCTGGACCACGGCGCGGCGGTAACCGGCTTCGGCATCGGCAGTCATATCTCCGGGGCCCGTCCCATAGACTTCACCGCCGATATCCACGAGGTGGACGGGGCGGCGGTGGCCAAGCGGGGGCGAATCCCGGGAATCACCGAAAACCCGCGGCTCAGGCGGGTGCTTTAA
- a CDS encoding transposase IS4 family protein (PFAM: transposase IS4 family protein~KEGG: nha:Nham_4268 transposase, IS4), producing MKTLSFASLAYANKKKQTRREVFLQEMDRVIPWKELLEIIVEYYPKAGNGRHPMPLERMLRIYFMQQWYGLSDPAMEDALYDIESMRRFAGIDIQSDPVPDESTILHFRHLLEKHNLTMALFEKTRNYLSDKGLLLKEGTIVDATIINAPSSTKNRDKARDPQMRQTKKGNQWYFGMKAHIGADTGKGLAHTIVVTDASVHDSQVMDKLLHGEEKAVYGDKAYTSEERQRRYESRGIDWRVKRKASRHYQLTPEDAEFNRRQGKVRAKGEHAFLVVKHLWRYRKVKYKGLHKNMVQVFSLFTLANLYLVRRELSMMAT from the coding sequence ATGAAGACCTTGTCATTTGCCAGTCTGGCTTATGCTAACAAAAAGAAACAGACGCGACGGGAAGTATTCCTTCAGGAAATGGATCGGGTAATTCCCTGGAAAGAACTACTGGAAATCATAGTTGAGTATTACCCCAAAGCCGGTAATGGTCGACATCCAATGCCGCTGGAGCGCATGCTACGGATATATTTCATGCAACAGTGGTACGGTTTATCGGATCCGGCGATGGAAGACGCGCTTTACGATATAGAATCGATGAGACGATTTGCCGGAATCGATATCCAATCTGACCCTGTACCGGATGAAAGTACTATACTGCATTTTCGTCATCTGCTGGAGAAGCACAATCTGACCATGGCGTTATTTGAAAAGACAAGGAATTATCTTTCAGACAAAGGTTTATTGTTAAAAGAAGGGACAATAGTCGACGCTACGATAATCAATGCGCCATCTTCGACCAAAAACCGGGATAAGGCCCGAGACCCACAGATGCGACAGACCAAAAAGGGGAATCAGTGGTATTTTGGCATGAAGGCTCATATAGGCGCAGACACCGGCAAGGGACTGGCGCATACGATAGTGGTGACCGATGCCTCAGTTCATGATTCACAGGTCATGGATAAGTTACTGCACGGAGAGGAAAAGGCGGTCTATGGAGATAAAGCCTATACCAGTGAGGAAAGGCAAAGACGTTACGAATCCCGAGGCATTGATTGGCGGGTAAAACGCAAAGCCAGCCGGCACTATCAACTGACACCGGAAGACGCCGAGTTTAACCGAAGACAAGGCAAAGTTCGAGCCAAGGGTGAGCATGCGTTTCTGGTGGTCAAGCATCTATGGCGATACCGGAAGGTCAAATACAAAGGCCTCCACAAGAATATGGTGCAGGTCTTCAGCCTGTTCACGCTGGCTAATTTATATCTGGTACGCCGGGAATTAAGCATGATGGCAACCTGA